The DNA segment CTGACCCCAATTTTTAATGTACGGCAATCTTTAAAATATTGACATATGGTCTCAGTTTCTAGAATGCCATTTAACTCTGCATTTAACAGTGAGATCTGTAATACAATGAACTGATGATTCTTTACCATTTCAGGCAGTTAAATCTGGTTTACTAAAGACCCTCTCCAAGATGGGCATCTCATTGCTTCCAAGGTACAATTGAAGCACCATCTCTCCTTTTCACTATTTGGGCACTCAATACAGAGCTGTGCTTAATTTCCGTTGcttgacttatttatttcatgtatTTAGTTATTGTCCTGCCCAGGTGTTTGAGATTTATGGATTAGGGAAGGAAGTCGTTAATCTGCAAACGTAATTCTCTATTTCAGGGCATTATCTCTCGCCATTCATTTCCAAAATATCTCAACCTTACTGGTGAGTTCCTTCTATCTCATTTCAACTTTTTCTTACTTGGATTTATGGAGGGAAGGAAGTTGTTAATCTGCAAACACAATTCTCTATTTCAAGACATTATCCCTCGCCATTCATTTCCAAAATATCTCAACTTTACTGGTGAGTTCCTTCTATCTCATTTCATTCTTTTCCTAATTGGGTTTATGGTCTGCTGCTTCCTTATTGCCTTTTGTTTAATTCATTCGCAGtgttgacttttttttaatgtacaTCAATGAAAGTGGATGCAATGGAAGTTTAGCTTTGCGGAGGATGTAAATCTGTGAATGTTTTGCTTCTAGTGATAATCTGATAAAAGAAGTTGTGGTGGTGCATCTGCGAACAAATCTTATACGGCTAAAATCATAAGACAATATTTTCATTTATGCATATCTTGGTACAGGCAGAAGTAGTGAAGTGCTGAATTGGTATGGAGAATGACCAGGTTGTTGTAACGCAATTCATTTTGGATCAGTAGAACTTGACGAAGGATGTAGTATCTGAGGCTAAGGTACCAGTgatgtttttatattttaagtGCTTCATTTTGGGTTGCCTTTATTTTTTCCCCTTGCGTATTTTAGTATTCCTTTTTTGGATGACAGTTGTGCTAGAGGGGCAAATATTCCTTCAGGGACTTTCCAAGCATTGTTGCTGCTCATGTTCTAGGTATttatcatttgttttttttttgtcattttagtGTTAATTTACTTATGACCCATGTCAGTTTTCACGGTAGTAGCTTAAAGACACTGCCAATTAAGAACAATTTAACTAATTCTATCCAAAGAAAAAGATAGAACAATTTAACTATTAGAAATGGAATTTAGAGGCATGATAGATCTTTTAGGGATCTACTTATAATCtctcatttattatatttatcagtGTTATTTAGCATTACTATACACAATAATTTACTTAGGTAAAGTGTGCTTCATAATCTAAAGATTATAGTACTGTGGTTCCTGTATGTGGTTAGCTTGTTAGAGAAGCTTTTACTTGCTGAAATTAAAATGAATTTTTGTTCAACTCTGTTGGTTTCAGGATATCCTTATTGGATTATTACGGTTGAGAAAACGTTGGAACAATGTTACTTGTCCTGAGCTCATGGCGAAGTGCTCCACTGTTCGTGAGCTCCACGTTTATGGAACTGCAGTTCCTATACATGGGCATGATGCAGACAAGTTTCATCACCAGATAGTAGTATTCTTCCTAAGTAAGAGTAATTTATTTGGAAGAAGGTATAGAGAGATTTATCAGAGGCCAGAGTAATAAAAATAGGCAGGCAGAGTATATAAATATTAGGccaaagtaataaaaaaataggcAGACAAACTGAAGGATTCCGAACTTGCTTCAAATTGAAAAAGGAGACATGCATAGCTCAATGTCTTTATTTATATGTAGTTAATTTGCTAATTGGCTTGAATATAagtgatttaatttttagttcACTTCTGATTATGTTGGTGACATTTTTTAACATATTTAAACTTTAGTCATTTTAGTTATGTTGATTTCAGATTTCAGATTTCgctatttttagttttaatattAACAATATTGGTCACGTTTAAAGTATCAATTTGATTGGAATGGCATGATGTATACGGCTAAAACTGTTTCCTACCTTTAGACATGATCCAAAAAAATGAATTATATGGCATCTCTAAGCAGAGATTTAGCGACAACATATTTCGTCTGTACATTAGTCTTTAGTGACAGATTACTGatccatttaataaaaaattaatattggaTAAAACAAACCTATGCCAAAGGCCATTTGTGTACTAGTGAAAGACAGATTTATTTTATTACATTCTATGTATTATAAAGTGTAGTTGGATAAGCCGTAATGTAATATAGTGGCTTTCCGAGCTCAattcaatccaaattttttAGGAAATTTAGCAATTGACATATACTATTTTAGTAAGAAGTTCACAAAGGACGCTGAGTCCAGCTTtgcataaaaacttctaatagAAAATTCATATCAAAATTGGTCAGAAAAAGACTCATTCATTatcattatattttttaaacctTTTCATTGAAGGTTCCAAATATAGTATGTTGAGGATAAAGACTTCTTCCTATATCCTCACCAATATGGAAAATTACAATCTCTATCTCTATTTATAAGGTGTCTAAGTTTGTTTCTTTAACGCTACCATTTAACACTTAAAGCATTTTCTGCTTCACATTTAGAATGTGTctcattttattgttttttccaATTGTGTTTCATTTGTATACTATGTTCCCTATTACAATTATGTATAATATCACAATGATTCAGTGATTTTCTGTTGCTTTTTATGTGCTGTCATGAacaaaaagtttaaaatatatttacttgcGCTGTTTCGACATAACAATTGATTCGttagtaaaaatataaataaacctGGAAATTCAAGTAGATTAAATACTACAAGTCATTTAGTAAATCTTTCAACACATTTTTTAACTATTGATGTTGTATTGCATGCTTTATTCAGACGATCTTTCTTATAACGATCTTCCTTAAATCCGCATCTCCACTTATAATTATTAGCTGCAAATAGAACTCTTGTGCGCTGTTTATTTGAGGGATTTGATATAAGCCAAGCTAAAATCTCACGCCGCATTTCATTAAATTCCTTATCACCCTCCTACAAAAATGATTGAATATATTAAGACATCATCAACTATCTTATTGACAATATATAACTATTAGATTGCACtgaaattatatctaaaaatcaaCGATAATTACCACAAATGGAATCTCCAAAAAAGCATGTCGCATGTATTGTAATACATAAACCCCACAATTGTAACTAAAACCAAAATTATAAAACAATCAATAAAGTATAAacttttagaataaataatacaaaatgcacatgtaaaaaaaatcaaaatttatccTTACCTATTTGTTTATTGAAATGTATTTCCAGGCACAATCGGATATGTACTAAAAAACTTGAGAGAATTGTAGTCATTTCCTTGAAATTCAGAAAGTAAGAAAAATTGATCTAGGAATGCTAACTGTAAGATAAAATGTTAAGATAAGTTACTTACTATATTATGATAGTAAATGCTTAAAacagaaattaaattaaatatttattaatgaaATCAAACCATTTCAACATTACCAATTTTCTAGCTATTGTCTCTCTAGCTGATTGATTCATTGCTCGAAGAGTGTCATATAGGATTGCTTTATTGTCTTTAAGGTCGATCACCAATAAATACCAATGTATGTTTTCCTCATTTATAGATATAAAAATCTAGTACAAATAAAATTTACGTAATTTTAACATATAACAAAATTAACAATGTATTATCATTTTCAAAGGACAACATAATTTCAAATGTCTTACTTGCTCAACATCTCCTAGTTGTGCCATATATTTATCATCTTTCCGATAAAATGTAAGAAATGTGTCCAATGGAGGTTGTATTTCTTGTAAAACTTGTTGCTGCACAAATAAGTTAAattataagtataaataaaatcaaaatcacaTGGATTGGGACAACTGGaataatatataaaacataTTATGTATATACAAGTCAAATGAAAAAAACAGATCAAAGCcacaaaataacatttaaattataattaccTTATTACGCGTTGTTGTTCAAATATAAAATCACATATATCATTTGTAGGATCTTCTAATTCTTGAGGTTCTATATCCACCTTCTCCTGATTAAGAATCTATGTGTTATATCAATGAGCCATATTCTTGAAATTGTATATGAACTTCATATTTTTTGCGGTTAACATAAATATTGTATCCAATTTCTTACCGTCACCGGAGAATGTTCCCATCTcttcattttattttcacaGCTAGATTCAACCTCAACAACTTTGTCATTTCTTTGATTGGACAATATTGAATTTACATCCAACATGTGCTTCGGTGTAACTTCCACAACAGATTCTGAACTTGTGATTTGAATTTGAGAACAAGACTACatgtaaatatttaaaaaaataatagtaaAGTTAAGATAATATACATAAAGACACAACATATTATGAAAACATAAAAGCATATACGTACCTTTCGACATAGTTGTTGAAACGACTGACGCTTTAGATTCCGTATCTTACTACCTCTCTTTTGTTTAACAGATCCTAAGCCTTTACTATTTTTCCTTAGAGTGTTTTTCTTAACTTGATCACCAATTTATTTTGGATCATGCAAAGGAGATTCTTTTTCCAACACTTtcatcaataatttttttattcctaCTACCTCAGTATCCAAATTATGAAGGGTAGAAGAGGAATGTGATGTGGCCAATGCTATTTGGTCCAATTTAAATAGCACACAACTTTTGAAGTCTCTAACTTCCCTTtttaaatcatcaaattcattttttaagttttgaacaTCATCAGCATTTTGTACTTTTTGAATACTGGTGTTCACCTTCGTAAGATTACTCTCTAACTGAACTTTGATGCTTTTCTCTGCAActtcaatttgatttttaagatcTTGAATCTCAATGATAACATCCTATGATTCACATcaatattaaatcaaaattacaatttatagTTAATTACACAGTTAGAATTATCATTAAATATAATGTTATAAGATGAAAAATAGTATAAAGATTTAACTCACGTTGCATTTGCAAGATTCCATATCATTTCCATACAGAAGCTTCacctacaaaatagtgcaacaAAAAAACATATGTGAACTATTAGTTTAATATCTAAAAATTGCATTTCAACAAAAAGTGAAAGCTTATAAATACACTTCATACCTTTTCACTCTTAACACCTCCCAAACTCAAAATTTTGTTGTTAACTTTACTAACAACATCAGCATTCCAATACTGCATTGTTGGAATTTCTTGCTTGGTAATTGATAAACTAGAATATCCAACGGATGTATGCTCTaaataaaaaatctataaaaaatattaatttttttagataaTAGACAAGGAAAATAACATGCAATGAAAATTGAAATTCATACCTGCAATACAAAAATACAACCACTGATCATTCTTCGTTTACCATCACCAGAATTATTTTCATTGAACTTCAACATCCCATCTTGAAGAAACCCTAATGTGTACTCTGCCCAGTTCATGGTTCTAATTTTGGACAAGTCATTTAAAAGGGcaaaatattttttatgaaTGTTTATACTTGAAGATGGGGCAATAATTGTACTAAGAGCATACAGAAAAAACTTAGCTTTAAATTCTTCACCACTAGGTAAAACTTCGAGCTCATTGTATAACTGTTTGACACTAAGCACTTTTGTAGATATATTTAGTCTTTCTAAAATATCACCATTACAGTCACCGAAGAACTGTTTTACATCTTGACCTTTTGAAGGCAAACCTAAAGTTCTTTCAATATCCTTAGCagtaaactttaatctcttccCATGAACACAAAGTTCACATTTTTCCACATCAAAACTATGTACAAGATCTGCAATCAATTGATTTTTCAAGTTTTGACTAGAAACTTTAAGAAGGCCATCTAATCCAAGTTGTTTCACTGCATCAATCTTGTCTTTATCAAATGTCAATATAAGTTTACCAAACTGTCGGATATTGCATCGACTTTCTATGGATACCTGAAAGTTTTAACaaatataaattgtatatgatTTATTTAGTTCATcatttacaacaacaacaacaacaacaaagccttagtcccgaaatgattcggggtcggctaacatgaaccatcatataaaaccgtgaaaatcaagtcgtgtcagcgacacagattcgctccctccactccgtcctatccactaccatattttcctcaattcccaataaactcatatcactctcgatcaccctcctccaagtttgcttaggtcttcccctacccctcaccactacatccctttgccactcttcggttctcctaaccggcgcatcaagcgctctacgtctcacatggccaaaccaccttagtcggttttctctcattttattctcaatagatgtaacccctacttttgtcctaattatttcattacgcacccggtcctttctcgtgtgaccacacatccatctcaacatacgcatctccgccaccgacatcttatggatgtggcagtgtttcactgcccaacactccgtaccatataacaatgctggtctaattgccttccggtagaattttcccttcaatctattaggcatgccgggatcacaaaggaaacccgtagcactcttccacttcgaccaaccagctttaatcctatgggcaacatctccatctacttctccatccgtttggataatagatcctaaataccggaagcaatccgaggcctgaacaactctcccatctagggtgattgtccctgcctccctactcctacggccgctaaacttacactccaaatattctgtcttacttcgactcaacttaaagcctctagattctagagtttgcctccatagttccaacttcatctccactccttctttcgtctcatcaaccaacacaatatcatctgcaaacagcatgcaccatggtataccatcttgaagtgaacttgttagttcatccataacgatggcaaaaagaaatgggcttagtgcggaaccttgatgcactccaatcgtaataggaaactcttcagttttcccaacactagtacgtacactcgtgcatactccctcatacatgtcctttatgatgtcaatatatttccgcgaaatgcctttccttttcaaggcccaccaaagtacttcccttggtaccttatcatatgctttctccaagtcaatgaaaaccatatgcaagtctttcttcttatttcgatagtgctccattaattgtctcattagatggatggcttccatagttgatcttcccggcataaagccaaactggttttccgagatcttcaccgtcctccttagcctttgttcaatcactcgctcccaaagtttcatagtgtgactcattaatttgattccccgatagttggcacaatcttggacatcgcctttgttcttatacaaagggattaaggtacttttcctccattctgatggcatcttattgtttctccaaattttgttgaagaacgtcgtcaaccattcgattcctctttctcccaaacatctccaaatctcaatagggatgccatcaggtcctactgctttcttcaacttcatcttacttaatgccattttgacttcacccttttgaattctccgcaggcattcatgatttatcatatcgtgatggatacttatatctccaacatcttgttggcgatctccattaaataagtcatcaaaataggacctccatcgttccttgatatccttatctccaactaggactttctggtccacatccttcacacatttaacttttccgagatctcgcgtcttcctatctctcatccgagcaattctatatatgtctctttccccttctttcgtatccaatcttgtatacagatcccgattcacctttgctctagcatctcgtatgaccttctttacttcccttttagcctctttgtatttttcgtagttctcgtcactcctacatttccccaatagtttataggattctctcttactctttactgcttgtcgtacttcttctgtccaccaagatgtgtccttacccggtggcatgctacctttagattcccctagaacttccttcgctacttcccttatactatgctccatcttattccatattgaatctatatctgaatccatattgcaagtccaaatatcttttttggtcatctcatccacaaatttttgttgattctccccttgcaatttccaccacttaatcttagtctctacttgaggtgtttgttttcttatacatttcctacttcgaaaatctagcaccactactctatgttgggttgtcgtactctcaccagggatcaccttacaatcaatataactctttctccaagcactccttactaagaagaagtcaatttggctcgcattaccgccactccgataagtcactaagtgggatgttctcttcataaaccatgtgttcatgatactcaagtcataggctgatgcgaattccaaaatatcatttcctgcttcattcttatctccaaaaccataccctccatgaacactctcaaacccatctcgcctagaacccacgtgtccattgagatcaccccctagtaccattttttcatccctaggaacctgttgcaccacttcctctaagtcatcccaaaaagcttgtcttatagacacatctaatcctatttgtggcgcatatgcactaatgacattcacaacctcatcccctatcactagct comes from the Euphorbia lathyris chromosome 5, ddEupLath1.1, whole genome shotgun sequence genome and includes:
- the LOC136229505 gene encoding uncharacterized protein, producing the protein MKSQYGSHVNVVMQNHLEKQHAEFGNIHQEEIERKNNGIESSKVSIESRCNIRQFGKLILTFDKDKIDAVKQLGLDGLLKVSSQNLKNQLIADLVHSFDVEKCELCVHGKRLKFTAKDIERTLGLPSKGQDVKQFFGDCNGDILERLNISTKVLSVKQLYNELEVLPSGEEFKAKFFLYALSTIIAPSSSINIHKKYFALLNDLSKIRTMNWAEYTLGFLQDGMLKFNENNSGDGKRRMISGCIFVLQIFYLEHTSVGYSSLSITKQEIPTMQYWNADVVSKVNNKILSLGGVKSEKVKLLYGNDMESCKCNDVIIEIQDLKNQIEVAEKSIKVQLESNLTKSCSQIQITSSESVVEVTPKHMLDVNSILSNQRNDKVVEVESSCENKMKRWEHSPVTEKVDIEPQELEDPTNDICDFIFEQQRVISNKFYKKYNLHWTHFLHFIGKMINIWHN